The sequence ATCCGGAACCCGGAACCACCGGGACCGCCCGGGTTGAGGAACAGCGAGCCGACCTTCTTGTCGGGCGTTTTCGCCGCCCGCTTCAGCATCGCGATGTCGATGGTGCCGAGCGCCGCGTTGTCGTGGTCGATCGGCACGCGATACCGTGCACAGCTGTAGAACTTGGCCTGGTCGGCGGGAACACCGCGGATCTGGTCCGCGGTGCAGGCACCCCAGTTCACCGGCGCCGTCGCGCCGACTTGGGCGGCGAGCGTCCCGGCCTCCTGGGCGGCGACCGCCGTCCCGGAGGCCCCGGTCAGCGCGGCGCCGGCCACGAGTGCCCCTACCAGTGCGAAACCGCGCACCGGCCTCCTTGTGGATCTCGGCAAAACGACTCCTCCCTCAGCTGGCGACGTGGCGGGCCACGTCGCTCGGCGCGCCGTCGACGTCACGGCGCGTAACACCAAGCGAGCCTCGCACAAGCCGGTAACCCAGTCACCGGCCGAAAGGATGGTACGGACCTATCGAGTGGTTGTCTTCAACTCGAAAATCGGTAACACACGGCAAGCGGCTTGCTCCTCCATGGAGTAACCGGGCCAGAACTCCAGCAGCAGTTTCCACATCGCTTTGTACTCGTCTCCGCGCAGTTCCCTGGCCCTGACCGGGATCTCCTTGCCCGCCAGCGCGACGACCGCGCCGGGATTCGACCGCAGGTTGTGCGTCCACGCGGGATCGTTCGGCCTCCCCCAATTGGAGCCGACGAGCACGAAGTCTCCACCGTGCGGGAAGTAGAGGAGATTGGTGCTGCGGGGCAGCCCGCTCTTGCGGCCGGTCGTGGTCAGGCGCAGGGAAGGGAGCCCGGCCAGCGCGACCAGGCTCACCTTCCCCTTGAAGAGCCGGTGGAGTCTCTTGTCCACCCAGATGATCCCGCCGGCGAGCCCCATCAGCCACGGTTTCGTGCCGAGCGCGCGGGCGAGCGACGTCAGAGGGTTAGTCACGGACAGATCTTGCCAGGCTCACCCCGAACCGCGATTCCGAGTCCGTCCACCATTTCTCCACCGAGAAACCGGCGTCGGCCAGTTCCGCGGCGATCCCCTCCCGCCGGAACTTCGCGGAGATCTCGGTGCGCACGTATTCTCCCTCGGCGAACTTCACCTGCAGGCCGGCGCCCGGGATGTCGACGGTCTGCGGCTCGCGGGCGCGCAGGCGCATTTCGATCCATTCGTTCTCCTCGTCCCAATACGAGACGTGGTCGAACGCGGCCGGGTCGAAGTTCGCGCCGAGACCGTTGTTGATCACGCGGAGCATGTTGCGGTTGAACTCGGCGGTGACCCCCGCCGCGTCGTCATACGCGCGTTCCAGGGTTTCCCGGTCCTTCACCAGATCTGTCCCGAGAAGGAACCACTCCCCCTCGTCGAGCACTTCGCGGACCGAACGCAGAAAGGTGGCGCGGTCGGCGGGGAGGAAATTGCCGATCGTGCCGCCGAGGAAGACCACGAGCCGTGGCCGGTCGCCCGGCAGCAGATCGAGATGCCGGGTGAAGTCGCCGACCACACCCCGGACCTCGAGGGACGGGTAGTCGGCCGTGATGGCTTCCGCGGCTTCGGCGAGCGCGGTCTCGGAGACGTCGAGCGGGACGAACTCCTTCAACGTGCCATGGCTCGTGAGCGCGTCGAGGAGGAGCCTCGTCTTTTCACTCGATCCGGAACCGAGTTCGACGAGGGTGTGCGCGCCCGAACTTTCGGCTATCTCGCCACCGCGCGCGGCGAGGACTTCCCGCTCGCTCCGGGTCGGATAGTACTCAGGGAGGGCGGTGATCTTCTCGAACAGTTCGCTGCCGCGTGCGTCGTAGAACCATTTGGGCGACAACCACTTCTGGTCCGCCTCCAGGCCGGCGCGGACATCCGCGCGCAGCTGTTCGGTGATATCCGATTCGCTGTGGTGTACGTCGAGGTCGACTTCGGTCATCGTGCCTCAGGGCTCCGATCGGCTTCGAGGGGAAGGATTTCCACGCCCGCGCCGGTGACCCGGACGGCGTGGCGGTCGGGAACGGGAGTCCAGCCGGGATCGTCGTCGCACGGTTCCGACGCGACGAGCACACCGTCTCCGATGTCCCGATAGGACAGGGAATGCGTCCACGCGGTACCGATGAGCGTCCGGCCGTCGGTCAGCAGGAGATTGAGCCGCGAACCCGGCCCCGCCTCCTCGACCACTCCGGTGAGCCACGTGACGGCCGCGAGCGGGTCTTCGCCCGCCTCCAGCCGCTCACTCAGCAACGCCCACAGCAGTACCGAATCCGTGGTCGCTTCCAACGTCAGCAGCCGGGTGATCGGCAGTTTCGCGGCGAGCTCGGACATCGAGTCCGGCCAGCCCCGCACCAGCCCGTTGTGGCTGAAGAGATAACCACCGCCGGTGAACGGCGCGTTCGCCGCCTCGACCACGGGCATCCCCGTCGTGCCGTTCCGGACCGCCGCCAGGAAGGCGTGCGACCGGACCGATCCGGCCAGTGCGGGCAGATCCCCGTCCGTCCACAAAGGAGCGGACCTGCGCAGCCGCAGCGGTCCGGCGCCGTCGGCGTACCAGCCGAGGCCATACCCGTCGGCGTTGACCGAACCGCCGCCCCGCATGTCACGGGGGGCGTAGGACTGCACGAGCAGCGAATGAGGGGCGTGAAAGAGCATCTCGGCGGGCGAACGCGGCTCGCCGAGATACGCGAGGTGACGGCACATGCCCCTCAGGCCACCTCGCTCGGACGGGCGTCCCGGGCGCAGCGGAACCCGGAGAAGATCTGCCGCCGGATCGGGTGATCCCAGTTGCGGAACGTGCCGCGGATCGCCGCCGCGTCCGTCCCGAACGAGCCACCACGCAGGATCCGGTAGTCCCCGCCGAAGAACACCTCCGAATACTCCTTGTAGGGGAACGCGGCGAATCCCGGATACGCTTCGAAGCCGCTGCTGGTCCACTCCCACACGTCGCCGATCAACTGGTGCACGCCCAGTGGCGAGGCACCCGCCGGGTACGCGCCGACCTCCGCGGGCCGCAGATGCCGCTGCCCGAGGTTCGCGTGGTCGGGAGTGGGTTCCTCGTCGCCCCAGGGGAACCGGCGCGACCGGCCGGTGGCCGGGTCGAAGCGGGCGGCCTTCTCCCACTCCGGTTCCGTCGGCAGGCGGCGGCCTGCCCAGGCGGCGTACGCCTCGGCCTCGTGGAAAGAGACGTGGACGACGGGTTCCGCGGCGGGCACCTTCTCGTAGACGCCGAACCGCGTCCGCCACCAGCCGTCCTGCTCTCGTTTCCAGAAGCGCGGCGCCTGGATGCCGTGCTCGCTCCGGTACGCCCAGCCACGCTCGCTCCACCACCGCGGGTCTTGGTAACCCCCGGAGTCGAGGAACTGCGCGTACGCCCCGCAGGTGACCGGTGCGGTGTCGATGAAGAACGCCTCCACCGCGACCTCGTGTGCCGGACGCTCGTTGTCCAGCGCCCACGGCTCGGCGGAGGTGCCCATGGTGAAGACGCCGCCGGGTACGAACACCTCCGCGGGCAGTGGCCCGGACCGCGACGGCGGCGGCGCGGGCGCGTGCAGCACCGGATCACCCTTGCGGAGCTGATGAGTGGCCAGCATCGTCTCGTCGTGCTGCTGCTCGTGCTGGGTGATCATGCCGAAGGCGAAGGCGTCTTCGGTGAGCCGCCTGCCTTGCAGCGGAACGGTTTCCAGGATGTCGAAGGATTTCTCCCTGACCTCGCGGACGTATCTGCGCGCCTCCTCCGGGCCCAGCAGCGGCAGCGCCGGACGATCCGCGCGGGCGTGCTGGAACGCGTCGTAGATGTCGTCGATGTCGGGCCGGAGTGCCTCCCGGCCGCCCACGTCGCGCACCAGCCAGAGCTCTTCCTGGCTGCCGATGTGCGCCAGGTCCCAGACCAGTGGCGACATCAGTTTCGAATGCTGGCGGACCAGGTCTTCGTCGTCCACGTCCGTCAGCGCGACACTGCGCTCGCGGGCCCTGGTGAGCGCCTCGGCCGCGTGCGCCCGCAGGTCTTGCGGGCTCAGCGCGCGAAGCGGGTTGGTCTCGGTACTTTCCACGCTCATGACTGGTGGCTCCTCGAACCGTGCACGAGGGACTGCACGCCCTCGCTGATCTCCGTGATGGTCTCCGGCGGCAGACCGGTGGTGCCGAGTTCGGCACAGCCGAGGTCCACCACCTTGCTCGCGACGGTGGCGATCGCCGGATCGGCCAGGCCGTACCGGGCCGCGCGCTCCCAGCCGCCCGTGACCGGTTCGCACAGTTCGAGCACCTTGTCCACTGTGGACCGCCGGGCGAGCAGTGCGGCCAGCAGGGCGACCGGGTGCCGCCACTTGGCGGCGGGCTGGGCGTCCAGGTACCGGATCTCCAGATAGCCCTGTGGACGGACCGGGGTGAAGAACGTCGTCAGGTGATAGGCCAGGTCTTCTTCGGTCGGCCTGTCGAGCCCGGCGGCCTCGCCCCGCCCGTCGATCCAGTCGGCGAAGGTCAGGGAATCGGGCGCGTCCCAGCGGTCGTCACGGCCGGGAAGGACCATCAACGGCGTGTCCAGGATCCTGCGTGCCCACTCCCCCGCCGGATCCTTGCCCGGTTCCGCCGACCGGGTGCGGACCCGTTCCGTCTCCATCACGGCCAGCCAGCGCGCGGACGCGTGGCCGGTGTCACGTCCGGCGTGGACCCGGGAGTTGGCGAAAGTGGCCAGCAGGGGCGGACCGAGCGCGTGGACCGCGGCCCAGCGGTCGGCCAGGTCGCCCGCCTCACCGGTGTCCACACAGACCTGCAGGCCGGCGGTGCTGCACATCATGGTCGCGCCCCCGGAGCCCATCGGCGCGAAGCGGCGTTCCATCGCGGCGTAGCGCGGTGTGCCCAGTTTGCGGGCGGGGGCGCGATACCGGTCTATCCCGGAGTCCCCCAGGTACAGGCCTTGTGCGGCGAGAAGATTTTCGAGGTGGGCCAGATCGGCCGAGACGACGGCGTCCAGATGGCGCAGCGTGGTCTGTGGTTGAGCGGAGATCTCCACCTGGCATCCGGGCTCGAGGCTCAGCGGTGAACCTGCCGGAAGCGGGAGGGCGGGGCTGTCGGGGCGCAGGGTCCGCGGCGTGTGCGGGCCGAGCGCGGTGGCGAGATCGTCGGGATCGAGAGGCCGGGCGGGCTCGTCGGCGTAGTGCACGGTGAATTCCAGCTCTACGCCGAGGAGTCTCGGTGGCCCGTGCTTGAAGCACACGGAAGCCACATACGCCTCGCCCTCGGCGCGGTCCGAGAGGACCTTCGCCGTCGCGTTCGACGCGCTCCCGGACTTCTCGGGGAAATCATGAACAGTAGTCATCTTTCCGCCGTCCAGTCGGTTGTCCGATAACTGAGATACCTTGACTTCGGACGCTACACGCGGGGTCCGACAAATTCAGGCCGGTTCTTGCGGGGCAGGATCACCCGACCACCTCTTAGGACCGGACGATTCAGGGCAAAGCGGGCTCCGTCCCCAGCCCCAGCGCGGCGGCCGCATTGCGGACCGCCTCGATCACCAGCTGCAGGGCCGACCGTCGTGACGAGGTCGTCCGATAGGCGATCGAAACCGTCCGGAGCAACGGTGTGGTCAACGCGACGACGTCGATCCCCGGTGGCCGGAGGCCGAGCCCGAGATCCGAAACGAGGGTCACCCCGAGCCCCGCCCGGACCATCGCCATCGCCGTCGATTGCTCCTCCACCTCGTGGTTGATCTTCGGCTCGAACCCGTGACGATGACATGCCGTGCGCACCGCGCGGCCGAAGTGACTCTTCGGGCTGGCGAGGATCCATGGGTGCTCGGCCAGTTCGAGCAGCGACGCGCTCCCCGCGGGGACGGCGCCGGCCGGCACCGCGGCGTGCAGCCGTTCGACCGCGATCACCGCGCGTTCCAGACCGGCGTCCCACGGCATCGGCGCGTCGGAGTAGTCGATCACGAACGACAGATCCAGTTCGCCGTCCCGGACGGCGTCGGCCGTGTCCTCGGGGGCGAGCTCCCGGGTCCGGACCTGGATCCCCGGATGTTCACCCGCCAGTGCGGCCAGCGCGTGCGGAAGCAGCCCCGAAGCGACCGACGCCCAGACCCCGGCCATGAGCCGTACCGAAACGGTCTCCTGCGCCTCCTCCAAGGCCAGCGTCGCCCGCTCGACGGACCCCAGGATCTCCTCGGCGTGCTCGGTCAGCAACAGCCCCAGTTCGGTCAGCTGCACCCGTCTGCCGAAGCGTTCGAACAGCTTCGCGCCCACGTCTCGCTCCAGTTGCGCCAGCTGCTGCGATACCGCCGAAGCGGTGTAATGCAGCGAAGCGGCGGCCGCTGTGACCGTGCCGCGCCGGCTCAACTCGCGGAGCATCCTCAGGCGGTGCAACGAAAGCTCCATGACCCCAACGTAATCGGGTGCGGTCGTGGACGCCGGATGGCGCGTTACACCAGTTTCTCTGCACGACATCGTTCAGATTCGGTAAATGGACGCCCGTGCCCGGCAGGGCGCACCCTCGGAAGCGGCGCAGGACGACCCCGAATCCCGAAGGAGGTGGCCGCATGGCCGCGAGGAACGCCGAACCGCTGATGAGGCTGATCTGGACCGACCCCGTCACCGGTGCCACCGGCTACCTCGTAGTGCACAGCCTGGTCTCCGGCATCGCGACCGGCGGGACCCGGATGCGCGCGGGCTGCACGATGTCGGAGGTCGAGGACCTGGCGAGGGGGATGGCGAACAAGACCGCGACCTTCGGCCTGCCGGTCGGCGGGGCCAAGGGCGGCATCGACTTCGACCCGAAGGACGAGCGCGCTTTCGGTGTGCTGGAACGGTTCTGCGCGTTCTTGCGGCCGTGGATCGACAACCACTGGGTGACCGCCGAAGACCTCGGCGTCCCCCAGCACCTGATCGACGAGGTGTTCGCGAAGCTCGGGCTGGAGCAGTCGTATCACGCGGCGATCCGCCGTTCGGCCGACCCGGCGCGCACCCTTCGCCGCGTGCAGGCCGGATTGAGCACCCCCGTCCCCGGCGGGCTCCTGCTCGGCGACGTGATCGGCGGCTACGGAGTCGCGCAGGCCTGCCTCGGTGTCGCCGACGCCTGGGAATGGGCGGCCGAGAAGACCACGGTCGCCATCCAGGGCATCGGCACCATGGGCGGCGGCGCAGCCTGGTACCTGCACGAAGCCGGCATGAAGGTCGTCGCGGTCGCCGACGCGGCCGGGACGCTGTACCGGCCCGAAGGTCTCGACATCCCGGCGCTGCTGGAGCTGCGGGACTCCTACGGTGAAATCGACCGTGGCCGGCTCCCCGCCGACGTCCGGCTGCTCCCGCGCGACGAGATCGTGGCGACGGACGCCGACATCCTCGTCCCGGCGGCGATCTCCTACGCGCTGCGCGCCGGGAACCAGGGCGCGGTCAAGGCGAAGGTCGTCATCGAAGCCGCCAACGCGGCGACCACCCCCGACGCCGAAGCCGGATTGGCGGCCCGTGGCATTCCGGTGATCCCGGACTTCGTCGCGAACGCGGGCGCGGCCGCCTGGGCCTGGTGGCTCCTGCTCGGCGAGGTCGGCGCCGATCCGGCCGATTCGTTCCTGCGCCTGCGGACCGAGATGCGGGCGAAGGTGGCGCTGCTGCTGAGTTCGTGGAACCTCGACCGGATCGCCCCGCGCACCACCGGCCTGCGACTCGCCGAAACCACCCATTCGGACGCCGCCACTGCACCTGAACCCGCCCCCGCCCTGGTCATCCCCTGAGATTGCGCGTGAAGGCCCCCTTCCCTCGGCTGAGCCGAGGGAAGGGGGCCTCACGCGCGATCCTTCGCTCAGGACGCGAAGCGGTCCGTCGCGCCGATGAGGACTTCGCGCATCGGCTCGTCCTGGGTGCTGTGGCCGACCTCGTCGATGATCACCAGCTCGCTGCCGGGCCACGCGTGGGCCAGTTCCCACGGGGTGCCGATGAGGTTGCCCAGGTCGAGGCTTCCTTCCGCGAGCACGGCCGGGATGTGGGCCAGCTTTCCGGCCTCCCGAAGGACCACGCCTTCGTCCAAAAAGGACCCCTGGCTCCAGTAATGCGTCACCAGCCTGGCGAAGGCGAGCCGGAACTCCGGCGCCTCGAAGCTCTTGTAGGGCGGGGAAGTCGGGACGATCGCGTCCTCCCAGGCGCACCAATCCGCCGCGGCCTTCTCGTGCACCGCCGGATCCGGGTCCATCAGCAACTTCAGATAGGCCGCCGCCAGGTCGCCATCGCGATCCTCTTCGGGAACACCGTCACGGAACTTCGCCCACGCCTCGGGGAAGACACCGCCGAGGCCGCGGGTGAGCAGATCGGTCTCGCTCCGGCGGCCGGTGGCCAAGCCCATCAGGACCATCTCCGAGACCCGGTCCGGATGCCGCTCGGCGTACACCAGCGCGAGCACCGAACCCCAGGAGCCGCCGAAGAGCAGCCATTTCTCGATGCCCAGATGCTCGCGAAGCAGTTCCATGTCGGCGAGCAGATGGTCGGTGGTGTTGGCGGAGAGGTCGGCCTCGGGTTCGCCCGCGTGCGGGGTGCTCCGGCCGCAGCCGCGCTGGTCGAACAGCACGACCTGGTACTTGGCCGGGTCGAAGTACCGGCGCAGCCCGGTACTGCACCCGGTCCCCGGGCCGCCGTGCAGCGTGACGGCTGGTTTGCCGTCGGGGTTCCCGCAGACCTCCCAGTACACGAGGTGCCCGTCGCCGACGTCGAGCATCCCGTGGTCGTACGGTTCGATTTCCGGATACAGCCGTGTCACGTTCTCGTCCTCCAGACCCCGCCAGAAATACAACAGCACTGTCACAATAGCCGGGAGGGGTTCCGGGGCGCGCGTGCTTTTAAGTACGTGAAGGCCCCCTTCACTGCGTCTAGCGCAGTGAAGGGGGCCTTCACGTACTTGTCTGTGGCTAGCCTGGCAGGGTCCCGGCGACATGCCGGAGCGCGTCGGCAAGCTCCGTCGGACCGGCGGGTCCGATGTGGACCACCGCGTCGTTGCCGTGCCCGGTCGTGTAGCTGAGGTACCGGCCCCAGTCCGTGTCGGCGAAGTGGAGCGGATCCTCGACGGCCACGTGCCTGCCGATTTCGTCCCGCTTGCCGACGTAGAGCTCACCGCTCCCCTCGACCGGCCGCTGCACGAGGCTGACGATGTCGGCGATCACCGGCGGCAGCGAATGCGTGTCCGGGCCGCGCCGGGCCGCCTCTTCGAGCTCGTACGCGCGGACCGTCCGAAGCCTGCCGCCGCCCGCCGGGACGGGCGGCAACTGTTCGATCAGCGTTTCCGGCAGCCGCCGCCGATCGATCTCCTGGAGCCCGACCCAGTCGCCGGACGCCACGGCCAGCACCGCCTGCAGTCCCAGCGACGCGGCGAGGACGCCGTAGGTCTCGCCTCCGGCGTTCACCCAGCCGTAGTACTCGATGGCCGGTTTGGTGAGCACCGGAAGCCAGTCCAAGAAGTCGACCGACGCGCGGCCGCTCGAGTCCAGCAGCCCGGCTTGCGCCAACGCCGCTTCCACTCGCTTGTCCGCCTCCGCGCGGGCCGTCCTGGACAGCCAGCGCGGTTCGGGACGCAACGTGATGTGCAGGTCGCCGACGCGTTCGCGTTCGGCGAGTACCGCCAGTGCTTCGACCGGGACGTCCACCCGGCCCGTTCTCACGGTCATCCGCTACTCGCCGATGACCGGCGGACTGGTCCGCTGGTCGGTGCCGAAGATCGCGTCGGGGTCGGCCTCGATCAGGTAGTCGGGACGCTGGTGCTCGTCGTCCTCGTCACCATCGGCACGCCTGCCGCCTGCCCCCATCGGGCCGCCCATCGCGCCGGCACCGCCGCGGCCGCCGCCACCACGTCCACCGGCCAGGTCTCCGCCGCCCAGGCCGCCGAGCCCGCCCATGCCGGAACCCCGGCCCGCGCCCAGACCGCCGGAACCGGGTCCACCGGGACCGCCGGCGCGGCCACCGGTGCCGCCCTCGCCGCCGAGAAGCCTTCCCGCCGCGCTGTTGGGGCCGGGAACGTTGCGTCCGCTGGTGCCCCCGGGCGGGTTCTGGCCGGTGCCTCCGCCGGGGTTGTAGTTCTGGCCCGGCCCGTTCGGGAGGCCGATGACGTTGTCCGAGTCACCAGGCCCGCGTCCGGGGGTCCTGCCCGGGATCTCGGTCGTCGGGCCCGGCTTGCCCTTGCCGCCGCCGGTCGGGCGCGTGGTGTCGTCGTCCCCGGTGCCCGGCGGCTTCCGCGTCGGCGTCGTGATGTTGCCGTCGGGCTTGTCCCTCGGGGGCACCGGACGGTCCTCGTTGGTACCCGGCCTGTTCTGGTTCTGGTTCTGGTCGCCGCCCGGCCTGTTCTGGTTCTGGTTGGTGCCGTTGTCGTCCGTGCCGCTGGTGTCGGTGCCGTCGTTGTCGTCACCGCCGCCGTTCTTGCCGGGCTTCACCGGGATGTACGGCGGGATCACGACCGGGGGCGTGACGCCGGGGGTCTTGACGCTGACGTTCGCACCGTCGTTCTTCAGCACGCCGTAATCGGTCGGCAGGCTGGAGCTGGTGCTGCTGGTGACCGAGTCGTACTGGTCCATCACGCGGACGTTGTTCTGGTTCGCCGCCTCGTGCTTCGCGACGCCTTCTTGGTAGTTCTTGATGTCGTTGTTGACCATGAACGGCCCGGCGATCGGGATCGCGCCCTTCAAGCCGGTGGTCCAGGGGTTGGGCTTGTCCGGCTTCGGCGGCACGGGGACGACGGTCTGCCCGGAATCATCGAAGCTGTCAGCCTGCATGGTGACCGAGGCCTTCGTGGTGAACAGCGGTTCCGCGGTCTCTTTGAAGGCCTGCTCGAGCGGGCCCGCGCCGGCGTTGGCCGCGTCCGCGGCGGACCCGGTCCAAGAGGACGCCATCCGCGACTGCAGGGACTTGATGCCCATGCCGCGCTCGACATAGGCGTCCGAGAGTTCGGCGATGCGATCGGCCGCCGAACGCAGGTTACGGGTGTCGCCCTTGGTGAAGTTCTCGTAGATCTGTTTGCCGTCCACCCTCATGCCCCCTTGAGTGTCTTGATCACGGCCGACGCGAATTTCTGCGCGGTCCCACACGAATCCTGTTCGTTGTCGTAACCCTTGGCGAGGGTGCTGATCGCCAGATCGTCGGCGACGCCGACCGCGAGGTCACAAGTGCCGCCGGCACGCCTGTCCTGGATTCCGTAGTAGACGGTCGGATAGCCGTCGACCTCGGGGCCGGGCTCCAGGAACCTCAGTTGCCCGGCTTCCTTGGCCTTGTGCAGACCGGCCAGACCACCCATGCCTTTTTCGCGGTTTCCGCTACCGAGGATGATCTGCAGACTGTCGGCCTTACCGCGGATCCCCCAGCTGCAACTGGGGTTACCGGTCTCGCTCCCCGGTTCGCCGGGCTCCGTGAACCCCAGTTCCGCGGCCGCGGCGGCCGGAAGCAGCTTGCACGCGTCACCGACGTACGCCGAGGCATCCAGCGGATCGGCCACCTTCGGGACGTTCGGATCCTCCGGCGCGGCCGACGAGGCCGGCGGCGAAGCCGATCCGGTGCTGGGCGACGGTGTCCCAGGGTTCTCCCCCGAGCAACCCGCGACCGCGACGGAAACGAGCACGAGCGTCGCTGCGGCGACGCGATTCCTCAACACGTTCGGCATCCTCAGGTCGCGCGCAGGGTGTTGGCCTGGTCGGTCGCCATGGTCTTCGTGCGGGCGATCTCCAGCTTCTCGATGTAGCCCTCGATGTACACCTTCATGGAGTCGTTCTGCTTCTGCAGGGACAACAAGGAGTCGACACCGGAGTTCACATAGCTGGTGCTGGCCTCGTCTTGGCCCGGGGGCATCAGATCGGCGAGAATCTCGTCGATCTTGTCGCCGTCTTTGACGACCTTCTCCAGCTCGTCTTCCCACAGCCCGATGACGGTCTTCAACTCCTCGGGGCTCATCTCGAACCCGCCGCCGCCACCGCCGCCACCGCCGTAAACGGTCGGCTCCTTCGGCGTGGTCAGGTCACCCCAGACGGCCTTGATCGCGCTCGCGGCGTCGCCGATGATGTTCACGCCCGCACCTTCCCCTCAGCATTCACGCACCGTGACGGACAAAGCGTAGCCAAGCGGCGGACGGCGTGTCAGCCGATCCGGCCGAGAAGTCCGACGTGTCGCGAGGCCGTTCGGTTCCCGCGCCGGCCGATCATCCCGCGAACCGGTCACAGTACGTACGTACGGATTGCATTGAGCGGGTCCTCGGTGACAGGATTCCAGGATGCCACGGGTCAGCCAGGATCACCTCGACGCACGCCGGCGCCAGATCCTCGACGGCTCTCGCGTGTGCTTCGCACGCTATGGCTACGAGGGTGCCACCGTCCGGCGGCTGGAGGAAGCCACCGGTCTTTCCCGTGGTGCGATCTTCCACCATTTCCGGGACAAGGAGTCACTCTTCCTGGCCTTGGCCGAGGACGACGCGGTGCGCATGGCCGACGTCGTCGCCGAGCAGGGTCTCGTCCAGGTGATGCGTGAGCTGCTGACGAACCGCAGCGAGCACCCCGCCGACTGGCTCGGCACGCGGCTGGAGGTCTCCCGGCGGCTGCGCACCGACCCCGAGTTCCGCGCCCGCTGGGCCGAGCGGTCCCATCAGCTGACCGCCGCGACCCGCCGCCGTCTGCTGCGTCAGCGCGACGCCGGGATCCTGCGTGACGACGTCGACGTCGACGTTCTGACCGCGTACCTCGAGCTCGTTCTCGAAGGTCTCGTCTCGCACCTCGCGATGGGCCAGCCGGGTGACGATCTCGGCCCCGTCCTCGACCTGGTCGAGGAGAGCGTGCGGCGGCACCGGGCCCACGCGACCGGGGGAACGCGTTAAGATTGTCCTATCGTCGCAGTACAGCGGCGGTATCTGTTGGTTTCCGATCGAGGAGTGACTCTTTTCGTGCGCGACGCGCAGTCACCTGGTGACAGTATCGAGCCGGGTGGCACACCCGGCTGTTCCGCGGCTCTTCCCGCCGACCCCGCCGGCAGGAAATGATGGAAATCCTGCTCGCCGTTCTCGGCATTCTCCTGTTCCTCCTGCTGACCGTCGGCACCGGCCTCGCCGTCGCCGCCGAGTTCTCGCTCACCGCGCTCGAGCGCAGCACGGTCGACGCGAACGTCCGCCAGGTCGGCGACAAGCGGGCGCACACCGTGCAGAAGGCGCACCGCACGCTCTCGTTCCAGCTTTCCGGCGCACAGGTGGCGATCACCATCACCACCCTGATCACCGGTTATCTCGCGGAGCCGGTGATCGGTGACCTGCTCCACCCGCTGTTCACCGCCGCCGGGTTCTCCGAAGGCGTGGCGGACGGCGTGTCGCTCGCGGTCGCGCTGATCGTGGCCACGTCGCTGTCGATGATCCTCGGCGAAATGATGCCGAAGAACCTCGCGATCGCCCGGCCGCTGCAGACCGCGCGCGCCGTCGCCGGGTACCACTCGCGGTTCTCGTCGCTGTTCCGCTGGCTCATCACCTTGATGAACAACAGCGCCAACTTCCTCGTCCGCAAGTTCGGCGTCGAGCCGCAGGAGGAACTGCGGTCGGCCCGGTCGCCGCAGGAACTCGGCTCGATCGT comes from Amycolatopsis lurida and encodes:
- a CDS encoding Glu/Leu/Phe/Val family dehydrogenase; translation: MAARNAEPLMRLIWTDPVTGATGYLVVHSLVSGIATGGTRMRAGCTMSEVEDLARGMANKTATFGLPVGGAKGGIDFDPKDERAFGVLERFCAFLRPWIDNHWVTAEDLGVPQHLIDEVFAKLGLEQSYHAAIRRSADPARTLRRVQAGLSTPVPGGLLLGDVIGGYGVAQACLGVADAWEWAAEKTTVAIQGIGTMGGGAAWYLHEAGMKVVAVADAAGTLYRPEGLDIPALLELRDSYGEIDRGRLPADVRLLPRDEIVATDADILVPAAISYALRAGNQGAVKAKVVIEAANAATTPDAEAGLAARGIPVIPDFVANAGAAAWAWWLLLGEVGADPADSFLRLRTEMRAKVALLLSSWNLDRIAPRTTGLRLAETTHSDAATAPEPAPALVIP
- the pip gene encoding prolyl aminopeptidase; protein product: MTRLYPEIEPYDHGMLDVGDGHLVYWEVCGNPDGKPAVTLHGGPGTGCSTGLRRYFDPAKYQVVLFDQRGCGRSTPHAGEPEADLSANTTDHLLADMELLREHLGIEKWLLFGGSWGSVLALVYAERHPDRVSEMVLMGLATGRRSETDLLTRGLGGVFPEAWAKFRDGVPEEDRDGDLAAAYLKLLMDPDPAVHEKAAADWCAWEDAIVPTSPPYKSFEAPEFRLAFARLVTHYWSQGSFLDEGVVLREAGKLAHIPAVLAEGSLDLGNLIGTPWELAHAWPGSELVIIDEVGHSTQDEPMREVLIGATDRFAS
- a CDS encoding ESX secretion-associated protein EspG, which encodes MDVPVEALAVLAERERVGDLHITLRPEPRWLSRTARAEADKRVEAALAQAGLLDSSGRASVDFLDWLPVLTKPAIEYYGWVNAGGETYGVLAASLGLQAVLAVASGDWVGLQEIDRRRLPETLIEQLPPVPAGGGRLRTVRAYELEEAARRGPDTHSLPPVIADIVSLVQRPVEGSGELYVGKRDEIGRHVAVEDPLHFADTDWGRYLSYTTGHGNDAVVHIGPAGPTELADALRHVAGTLPG
- a CDS encoding DUF3558 domain-containing protein — encoded protein: MPNVLRNRVAAATLVLVSVAVAGCSGENPGTPSPSTGSASPPASSAAPEDPNVPKVADPLDASAYVGDACKLLPAAAAAELGFTEPGEPGSETGNPSCSWGIRGKADSLQIILGSGNREKGMGGLAGLHKAKEAGQLRFLEPGPEVDGYPTVYYGIQDRRAGGTCDLAVGVADDLAISTLAKGYDNEQDSCGTAQKFASAVIKTLKGA
- a CDS encoding TetR/AcrR family transcriptional regulator, with product MPRVSQDHLDARRRQILDGSRVCFARYGYEGATVRRLEEATGLSRGAIFHHFRDKESLFLALAEDDAVRMADVVAEQGLVQVMRELLTNRSEHPADWLGTRLEVSRRLRTDPEFRARWAERSHQLTAATRRRLLRQRDAGILRDDVDVDVLTAYLELVLEGLVSHLAMGQPGDDLGPVLDLVEESVRRHRAHATGGTR